Below is a genomic region from Candidatus Cloacimonadota bacterium.
GTTCACGGCCATGCTGTATTGGCCAAAATTACTGCGTTTGATTTGTCCCTGCGGCAAACCGCGTTTTTCCGCCAAAAGCGGCAGATACCAGTTTTCCTCCAAATCGTAGAGGAAGGTTTTGCGAGCTTGTTCGGGAAATTTGAAACCGTATTGACTCATTATGAGCTCCTTTTATTTTTTAATCATTTTTTAGATAGAATAATCTTCAAATGCCGTCGCGCCAAAGTATCTCTCCACCCACAATGGTTAAAAGTGAGCGCGCTTCGAGCCAGTATTCCTCTGGCAGTTTTGTGAAATCTTCAATGACGATGAGGTCAGCCAATTTTCCGGGTGAGATGGAACCTTTGATATTTTGTTCTGAAGAAGCCGCCGCCGCACCTAAAGTGTAGCCCTGAAGAGCTTCCCAAACCGAAATTCGCTCTTGAGGGTGCCAAGCTTCCTGCTTGGGATCGAGTTCTTTTTTGCGGGTGACGGCGCTGTAAATTCCTAAAAATGGGTTGATTGACTCGATGGGTGAATCCGAGCCAAAACCCAGCGGAATCCCAGCATCCAGCAGGCAGCGGAAATTGTAGGCCTGATGTTGGGTTTGCGGCCAATGATTTTGAATTAAATCAATATCATTAGCCAGATGCACAGGCTGAACCGCGCAAAACACACCGCTTTTTTTTAGAAGAGGGATGTCTTCCGCCCGGATGGATTGCACATGCTCAATCCTCTGCGGCAGAGGTAAATCCACGCCTTTGGTTTTTTGAAAAGCATTGATAGTGATAAAAACGGCGCGGTCACCAATGGCATGAACTGAGGTGGAAAAACCTGCCTGAGCGGCTTTTTCAATCAGGGTTATCAGTTCGTCCTCGCTGTGACGCAGGATGCCTCGGTTTCCACCGGAATGAGGATATTCTTCAAACATGGCAGCGGTTTGTGAACCGAGAGCGCCGTCAGCAAACAGTTTGAGGCCTCCCAAGCGATACCACTTTCCACCTTCTCCGCATTTTTTACCGGAGGCTGTTATCTCTTCAAATTCATCCAAATAAAAATGCCGACAAACTCGGAGAGCGTGGCTTTTAACGCAAAAATCTTCCAAAACCTCGGCTCCAGCGGGAACTTCCATGCTGTGCAGGCTGGCAAGCCCGAATTTATGAAGCTCCGCGGCGGCTGTTGCCATGCATTGTCTGGTTTCATCGGCACCCAGGGGAACGATGTATTTATCCAAAAGTTCGGAAGCCGTTTCCAGCAAAATGCCAGTTGGTTCACCCAGAGAATTCCGCCAGATTTTTCCACCGCTTGGATCCGAACTGGAAGCCTTGATGCCAGCGGCTTTCAAGGCCATGGAATTGCAACAGCGGCTGTGGTAATCCTTGCTGAAAAGCGCCA
It encodes:
- a CDS encoding amidohydrolase — its product is MNLILSNAKIFPLEKAEESQFDSVLICGERIELIGNLAACKQACRGKYELIDLKGKALLPAFIDTHTHFSEYAKQLKQVDLSGLNSISKIRERLEQFRRENPILPDWILGGGWDKNRLDEPEKFNKSILDEFFPHTPVALFSKDYHSRCCNSMALKAAGIKASSSDPSGGKIWRNSLGEPTGILLETASELLDKYIVPLGADETRQCMATAAAELHKFGLASLHSMEVPAGAEVLEDFCVKSHALRVCRHFYLDEFEEITASGKKCGEGGKWYRLGGLKLFADGALGSQTAAMFEEYPHSGGNRGILRHSEDELITLIEKAAQAGFSTSVHAIGDRAVFITINAFQKTKGVDLPLPQRIEHVQSIRAEDIPLLKKSGVFCAVQPVHLANDIDLIQNHWPQTQHQAYNFRCLLDAGIPLGFGSDSPIESINPFLGIYSAVTRKKELDPKQEAWHPQERISVWEALQGYTLGAAAASSEQNIKGSISPGKLADLIVIEDFTKLPEEYWLEARSLLTIVGGEILWRDGI